A genomic stretch from Hemibagrus wyckioides isolate EC202008001 linkage group LG18, SWU_Hwy_1.0, whole genome shotgun sequence includes:
- the LOC131368772 gene encoding growth arrest and DNA damage-inducible protein GADD45 gamma-like → MVNESKSLAEALQSAEAEGRVTLGVYECAKIMNDDPDSVSFCVLAMDEEFECDIALQIHFTLIQAFCFDNDISIVRVNDVQRLGEIVGAKDQSEDCHCLLITSPADGSWEDPALEKLHMFCEESRRSNDWLPEITLPAR, encoded by the exons ATGGTTAATGAAAGCAAATCTCTGGCTGAGGCTCTGCAGTCCGCCGAGGCTGAGGGTCGCGTCACCCTTGGTGTCTACGAGTGCGCTAAAatcatgaatga tGATCCGGACAGCGTGTCCTTCTGCGTCCTGGCCATGGATGAAGAGTTCGAGTGCGACATCGCGCTCCAAATCCACTTCACTCTTATCCAGGCTTTCTGCTTCGATAACGACATCAGCATCGTGAGAGTGAACGACGTGCAACGTCTGGGTGAAATCGTCGGCGCTAAAGATCAATCTGAGGACTGTCACTGCCTCCTGATCACG aGTCCTGCTGACGGTTCGTGGGAAGACCCAGCTCTGGAGAAGCTGCACATGTTCTGTGAAGAAAGCCGGCGCTCCAACGACTGGCTTCCAGAGATCACTCTGCCAGCTCGCTGA
- the LOC131368771 gene encoding growth arrest and DNA damage-inducible protein GADD45 gamma-like, whose amino-acid sequence MTFEEVAIQKPSERAQGTGNALEELLVSAKTNDCLTIGVYESAKVMNVDPDSVSFCVLAMDEEFECDIALQIHFTLIQAFCFDNDISIVRVNDVQRLGEIVGAKDPSEDCHCLLITSPADGSWEDPALEKLHMFCEESRRSNDWLPEITLPAR is encoded by the exons ATGACTTTTGAGGAAGTTGCCATCCAGAAGCCCAGCGAGAGAGCTCAGGGCACCGGCAATGCACTGGAGGAGCTATTGGTGTCTGCCAAAACGAACGACTGCCTCACCATCGGGGTGTATGAATCTGCTAAAGTGATGAATGT TGATCCGGACAGCGTGTCCTTCTGCGTCCTGGCCATGGATGAAGAGTTCGAGTGCGACATCGCGCTCCAAATCCACTTCACTCTTATCCAGGCTTTCTGCTTCGATAACGACATCAGCATCGTGAGAGTGAACGACGTGCAACGTCTGGGTGAAATCGTCGGCGCTAAAGATCCATCTGAGGACTGTCACTGCCTCCTGATCACG aGTCCTGCTGACGGTTCGTGGGAAGACCCAGCTCTGGAGAAGCTGCACATGTTCTGTGAAGAAAGCCGGCGCTCCAACGACTGGCTTCCAGAGATCACTCTGCCAGCTCGCTGA
- the nim1kb gene encoding serine/threonine-protein kinase NIM1, with the protein MPSSMNLVSTRVPRHSLYSLSDSSDSDPDNEEEQDSPRRLTPLEKLTLDMCHDEKTIKELNVGRRVGFYKVCGEIGCGNFSKVKLAFHALTKDKVAVKVVDKMRLDLSTQRMLSREISIMESLHHPNILWLYEVLEAPSRLYLVLEYAGGGDLHARISSEGKLSDLESKLVFAQIMSAVKYMHDSNIIHRDLKAENILFTSYSCVKVADFGFSTKISSRSQMLDTFCGSPPYAAPELFKDEAYMGPPVDVWAMGVLLFFMVTGSMPFRADTVPKLRRCVLQGVYVIPTWVSAPCQRLIRGILKPEPTERCALDQMLGCEWLLPVETLRSNPHFYQLNPVQLLKVRSGWAEQEEVHAALQKLGVTKEHILNNQGKNSRSPITGIYRIVLHRIQRNKGAECLPSITGVVRDPKRDSLRAYRNLRHTSKLCVLS; encoded by the exons ATGCCTTCAAGCATGAATCTGGTGTCTACACGTGTGCCTCGGCACAGCCTGTACAGCCTTTCAGACAGCTCGGACAGTGATCCAGATAACGAGGAAGAACAGGATTCACCCAGGCGCCTCACACCTCTGGAGAAGCTAACGCTGGATATGTGTCATGATGAAAAAACCATCAAAGAGCTGAATGTAGGAAGAAGAGTAGGATTCTATAAAGTCTGTGGTGAGATTGGGTGTGGAAACTTCTCCAAAGTCAAACTGGCCTTCCATGCCCTTACCAAAG ACAAAGTGGCTGTTAAAGTCGTGGATAAAATGCGACTGGACCTTTCGACCCAGAGGATGCTTTCTAGAGAGATCTCCATAATGGAGAGTTTGCATCATCCAAACATTCTTTGGCTCTACGAGGTGTTGGAGGCACCAAGTCGATTGTACCTGGTGCTGGAGTATGCCGGAGGAGGAGACCTGCATGCCAGGATCAGCAGTGAGGGAAAACTCTCTGATCTAGAAAGCAAACTTGTGTTTGCCCAAATCATGTCTGCAGTAAAGTACATG CATGACAGCAACATCATCCACCGGGATCTAAAGGCAGAAAACATCTTGTTCACCAGCTACTCATGTGTAAAGGTAGCTGACTTTGGCTTCAGCACAAAGATCAGCAGCCGCAGCCAGATGTTGGACACCTTCTGTGGCTCCCCTCCGTACGCAGCACCAGAGCTCTTCAAAGACGAGGCCTACATGGGGCCACCTGTAGACGTGTGGGCTATGGGGGTCCTTCTGTTCTTTATGGTGACTGGCAGCATGCCGTTCCGTGCAGACACTGTTCCTAAGCTTCGCCGCTGTGTATTACAGGGAGTTTACGTTATTCCCACTTGGGTGTCTGCTCCATGTCAGCGCCTGATCCGGGGGATCCTCAAGCCAGAGCCTACAGAGCGCTGTGCGCTGGATCAGATGCTGGGCTGCGAGTGGCTGCTCCCGGTGGAGACTCTGCGTTCCAATCCTCACTTCTACCAGCTTAACCCTGTCCAGTTGCTGAAGGTGAGGTCAGGATGGGCAGAGCAGGAAGAGGTGCATGCTGCCCTACAGAAACTTGGAGTCACAAAGGAACACATTCTCAACAACCAGGGCAAGAACAGTCGAAGCCCAATAACAGGTATCTATCGCATTGTACTCCATCGGATCCAAAGGAACAAGGGAGCTGAGTGTCTGCCTTCAATCACAGGTGTAGTCAGAGATCCAAAGCGGGACAGTCTTCGAGCCTACAGGAATTTACGACACACCTCGAAACTGTGCGTCCTCTCTTAA
- the LOC131368773 gene encoding coiled-coil domain-containing protein 152-like translates to MRALQEQHQRELEDCAADTKRRLEAKDAEINVVLDREEKAIEAMRQNMKDQEKAKQSEVLKIQMEFSAKLARAQSMSVKSQQQPQASGIVPQNIFKRKLQFLQEEKNKEIEALRQRVKELEQQRLRTFSEPGLKRRKI, encoded by the exons ATGAGAGCTTTGCAAGAGCAACACCAGAGGGAGCTGGAGGACTGTGCTGCAGATACAAAGAGGCGGC TGGAGGCTAAAGATGCTGAAATAAACGTGGTTCTGGACAGAGAAGAGAAAGCGATAGAAGCCATGAGACAGAACATGAAGGACCAggaaaaagcaaagcaaagtgAAGTTTTAAAGATACAAATGGAG TTCAGTGCTAAGCTTGCGAGAGCTCAGAGTATGTCAGTGAAGAGCCAGCAGCAGCCACAAGCATCTGGGATCGTTCCTCAAAACATCTTTAAAAGA AAGCTGCAGTTCCTGcaggaagagaaaaataaagagattGAGGCTCTGCGCCAGAGAGTTAAAGAGCTGGAGCAACAGAGGCTGCGCACCTTCTCCGAGCCTGGTCTGAAGAGGAGGAAAATCTGA